One window of Paenibacillus sp. FSL K6-3182 genomic DNA carries:
- a CDS encoding spore coat associated protein CotJA, translating into MNNQVRYYKPFISPLDPCPPIKVKSFSTPPQLFITFQPPNLPQFSPHEALRYGTLWPILYSPYDPKNDRQEEGD; encoded by the coding sequence GTGAATAATCAGGTGCGTTATTATAAGCCGTTTATTAGCCCTTTAGATCCCTGCCCGCCTATAAAAGTAAAAAGCTTCAGCACGCCGCCTCAATTATTTATTACCTTTCAACCGCCCAATTTACCTCAGTTTTCACCTCATGAAGCATTGAGATATGGTACACTCTGGCCCATTTTGTATAGCCCATATGATCCGAAAAACGACAGACAGGAAGAAGGTGATTAA
- a CDS encoding spore coat protein CotJB → MAIILDEEYYKLLHDLQAVDFVLVELNLYLDTHPTDSNAIHQYNQFAQLRLPIVQQYESKYGPLKHFGQSFSTNPWSWNDTPWPWQV, encoded by the coding sequence GTGGCAATCATACTTGATGAAGAGTATTACAAGCTGCTGCATGATTTGCAGGCGGTAGATTTTGTACTCGTGGAGCTGAATTTATATTTGGATACTCATCCTACAGATTCAAATGCCATACATCAATACAATCAGTTCGCACAGCTAAGATTGCCTATTGTACAGCAGTATGAATCGAAGTACGGGCCTTTAAAACATTTTGGCCAAAGCTTCTCCACGAACCCTTGGTCATGGAATGATACGCCATGGCCATGGCAGGTATAA
- a CDS encoding manganese catalase family protein, which yields MWVYEKKLQYPVRVSKCDPMMAKFLMEQYGGADGELAAALRYLNQRYTIPDKVIGLLTDIGTEEFAHLEMIATMIYKLTKDATPEQLKAAGLGAHYVAHDSALFYENAGGVPFTATYIQAKGDPIADLYEDIAAEEKARATYQWLIDLTDDVDLQDSLKFLREREIIHSLRFREAVEILKEKRDEKIFY from the coding sequence ATGTGGGTTTATGAGAAAAAACTGCAATATCCCGTTCGCGTAAGCAAATGCGATCCAATGATGGCTAAGTTTCTAATGGAGCAATATGGCGGTGCTGACGGTGAGCTTGCAGCAGCGCTTCGGTATTTAAACCAGAGGTACACGATTCCGGATAAAGTCATTGGATTGCTAACAGATATAGGCACTGAAGAATTTGCCCACTTGGAAATGATTGCTACAATGATATATAAATTGACAAAAGATGCTACGCCTGAGCAGTTAAAGGCTGCTGGACTTGGTGCTCATTATGTGGCTCATGACAGCGCCTTGTTTTATGAGAATGCAGGCGGCGTACCCTTTACGGCTACCTATATTCAAGCGAAAGGCGATCCAATTGCGGATCTATATGAGGACATAGCAGCGGAGGAGAAGGCTAGGGCGACGTATCAGTGGCTGATTGACTTGACGGATGACGTGGATTTGCAGGATAGTTTGAAGTTTCTGCGGGAGCGGGAGATTATACATTCACTGCGGTTTCGTGAAGCGGTGGAGATCCTTAAGGAAAAGCGGGATGAGAAGATATTTTATTAG
- a CDS encoding DUF2277 domain-containing protein, with protein sequence MCRNIKTLFNFDPPATEEEVAAASLQFVRKLSGYQSPSKANEEAFNVAIQEVAAAAQKLLDTLVTQAEPRDRDVEIERARARNAKRFGTAEA encoded by the coding sequence ATGTGCCGAAATATTAAAACGTTATTTAACTTCGATCCACCGGCAACAGAAGAGGAAGTAGCTGCCGCTTCACTCCAGTTTGTTCGAAAGCTATCGGGATATCAGTCACCATCGAAAGCCAATGAAGAAGCATTCAATGTTGCGATACAAGAGGTGGCTGCGGCAGCCCAGAAATTGCTCGACACGCTAGTTACCCAAGCTGAGCCGCGTGATCGAGATGTCGAAATCGAGCGTGCCCGCGCAAGAAACGCCAAAAGATTCGGTACGGCGGAAGCTTAG
- a CDS encoding arylamine N-acetyltransferase, with protein MEPLTREEIKAYLSRLGISEIQEPTKAFLFELHRAHVRVFSWQTIDVFAGKPAGIQLNQSVPLLIHGRSGYCFHLNGAFSQLLRSLGYKVSFHRAGVQPLGAEPRINSFHLGLTAHLLNENNEEEQWIIDVGLGDMPFEPLPLLVGTYNQNPFIYKVTESLVVPKGWRLEHDPSASFVGVDYDAAVLADMTEFEPKHEHYSRSAESPWINMFLIRNRHAGGSNEIRGCIWNERGTDGVRQTELVSQSQWLEVLGEVFEEKLVNYSRQERDELWKRIQLAHEQWKIAKASSS; from the coding sequence ATGGAACCGTTGACGAGAGAAGAAATAAAAGCTTATTTAAGCAGGCTCGGCATCTCAGAAATTCAGGAGCCGACCAAGGCATTTCTATTTGAGCTTCATAGAGCCCATGTAAGAGTTTTTTCTTGGCAAACCATTGATGTTTTTGCAGGTAAACCCGCAGGAATTCAACTCAATCAATCCGTCCCGCTCCTTATCCATGGCAGAAGCGGATATTGTTTTCATTTAAATGGCGCATTTAGCCAGCTTCTGCGTTCATTAGGCTACAAGGTTTCATTCCACCGGGCAGGTGTACAGCCACTAGGTGCCGAGCCTCGTATCAACTCGTTTCACCTTGGACTAACCGCTCACTTGTTGAACGAAAACAACGAAGAAGAACAATGGATTATTGATGTTGGATTAGGCGATATGCCTTTTGAGCCGCTGCCACTTCTTGTTGGAACGTATAACCAAAACCCTTTTATTTATAAAGTAACAGAATCTCTTGTTGTTCCAAAGGGATGGCGCTTAGAGCATGATCCATCTGCGTCATTTGTTGGCGTGGATTATGATGCTGCCGTTTTGGCGGATATGACAGAGTTTGAGCCCAAGCATGAGCATTACAGCCGCTCCGCAGAATCTCCATGGATCAATATGTTTTTAATTAGAAACAGACATGCTGGCGGAAGTAATGAAATCCGAGGCTGCATTTGGAATGAACGAGGAACTGACGGTGTGAGGCAGACGGAATTAGTGAGTCAATCCCAGTGGCTCGAGGTGTTGGGTGAGGTTTTTGAAGAGAAACTCGTCAACTACAGCCGTCAAGAGAGGGATGAACTATGGAAAAGAATACAGCTTGCTCATGAACAATGGAAAATAGCAAAAGCCTCATCATCATAA